CTGACTGCAGGCAGTGTACTGTGCAATGTGCCACCTGTGCAGGGGATGAGGGGACTAGGTTGCCCTGTTCACCAGTCTGAGCCTGATACAGAATAACAGATATCAAGAAGTGTTTGGGCATCTTGGTCATATCACTGCAACCTGTAAAAGAGAACACTGAGCGCCGAAAACACAAAAAAGactaaataaaaacaaattagaaTTTTGTTCAGATTTCTATGTAATCGGAATTATTCCAGCATAGTACAACATAAAAGCTTAAAGGGCTtccgtcacccccaaaacacatttttcatttttgggcttgttaaaattcttattgaacgactattccctatatagggctcttacctttgtctgtggcttagtttaatttaaaaaaaaaaaaatcgatcttttaaaatatgcaaatgacttcactaccagcaagtagggcgtctacttgctggtagccgcccccctcctccagttgattgacagggccagcaagctctctcctcctccggctgaccctgtcagcatttcaaatcctgcgcctgtcttcattcggcgcaggcgctctgagagaaggaggctcgcctcctcagcactccctcagtgcgcctgcgccgatgacgtcttctctttcggtgacgtcatcggcgcaggcgcactgagggagtgctgaggaggcgagcctccttctctcagagcgcctgcgccgaatgaagacaggcgcaggatttgaaatgctgacagggccagctggaggaggagagcgctccctggccctgtcaatcaactggaggatggggcggttttttgcggcggctaccagcaagtagatgccctacttgctggtagtgaagtcatttgcatatttaaaagatcaatttttaatgaaacgaagccacagacaaaagGTAAGagcaaagatcgatttttaatgaaacgaagccacagacaaaaaggtaagagccctatatagggaatagtcgttcaataaggattttaacaagcccaaaaatgaaaaatgtgttttgggggtgacagaagccctttaacaaaaaaaaaaaaggcgcctGCAAATACAAAATTAGAAAAGTTTCATGGAATAAACACAGCAATACATAAAAAAGACAATGATATTCAGTGTAAATCATTGAAGAAACATTAGAACAAATATGTACAATAAAAGAGAAGAGGGTGAAACCAGTCCTATGACGTTCTTAATATTGACTTGCACATAATCTGTCTATAATCAAGACCCTTGCCGCCTGTTAACAATTTAGTGACTGTACAGATTCCAGCTAACCTGACGGTACTACACTAGCTTTCCAGTTCACACTGGGACATGGAATACTGACAGCTCGGATGGAACAAGTGTTGAAGGTATCTGTTACCACCTTTAGACTAGGGCTACATGGAGACTTATGGCGGCGCGGCATTGGGTATGCAAATATCGCTCTGCCAAATGCTCCTAGTGAATGTGACGACACAGAAATCCAATGGGTTTTGGATTTTTGTTGACCATAGTGTTGTGGTTGCAATACCTTGTGGATCACAACGCGACCGCCTTCACCAACGTATGATACGATGTATGGGCGTGACTACAAGTCGCCGTGCGACCCTAGTCTTAGTGTTAATAATGATCAGAGGAATGACAATTTCAATATACAACTGCAAATATGACAGAATGTGTAGCCAGTAATGTACCGTATGTGTTATTACTGGGCGCTATACACaacttttatatataaaatactaCAAGCCTAGAAataaaaatcaaaatttttttaatcaattttcatattttttacatCTTTTTCTATCTAGTGCAGAGAAAACATAGCATGACAGGGAGCTAGCTGAAATGAGCTGGCATCCATTGTTCCCTATGGCCAAGAGCAGCAGCATCCTGTATGACAACAAAATGCCCTAATGGAGCATATTATAACAAGGGTTAGTTTACAGAAGACatccccttaaagggaatctgtcaccagtgacctccctcaTCAAGCTGTTTGCATATACACATAGCTGGGGTTcactttcttttgttgatccgagacTCTTTCCAGAGTtaggatactttttcttaatagacAGATTAGGCCTTTGATGCAATGAGGGTGTCAtcgttgctcttgttgcacccaagctttactcgtttctgtggccagcccctccatcACTGCTTTAATTGACAGGTCTAGGCAGTACAAAGCAGTATAATAGATATGTGGGGGTGCTTTGAGTAGGGTTCCCACCCTTTTAACATGGTTAAAGGGTTTATCTTGAAAAGATAatgctgacctatcctcaggataggtcatcattaccaCATCGGCGGGGTCTGAGTCCCGGCAccttcgctgatcagctgttttagggagCCGCCACTCTCACTGAAACTCTGGTGAGCACAACCGGCacccggcagctttccaagcacagcaccatacattgtacagcggctgtactgtttatcgcagctcagccctattcacttcaatagggctgagctgcaactaggcagtGTGACCGATGTATggcgacgtcacatggcctaggaaaagggtGCGGCGCTCCCGGTGCTCCggactcttctaacagctgatcggcggggttcctgGGCGTCGGTcccccgcagatctgatactgatgacctgtcctgctaTGAGAAGAAGAAAGCGTCAGCGCTACAGAATATGCGCATATTCTACTGTGTGACCACACATCTTCCGTAGCGCTGACATCCACTTTCTCTCTTCTTCTCATATCGGCATTAGTTTGAAAAAAGGACCGAAATATCAGATGTACAGCTGCTTGAAAATAAAACACATTCTGCATATATATACCTTGAAGTGGCAAAACAGTGAAGGAGCAGAGCTtgtgtgcaacaagagcaatgttgacaccctcattgcaccaaaggcctaatttgcatattgaaagaaagtatcataactcagaaATGGAGACTCAGATCGCCAAATGAAAACAGCATTTTAATGAGGTGAACTACTGCAAATGTCTATGCAAACACTTAgggaggttgctggtgacagattccctttaatgcagTCTTTAAACCGTTATCTGTTCATTTGCACATAGATAGCAAcaacatatataaaaaatcaaGACGACTTCATTAAAATAATTCCTTTTCTATAGCAAATAATATAGAGTAAGGCCTCATTTAAATGGCCGCCCTGtacccaccattaacggtacgccTTTCAGATGTAAATCACTAAGGTGCCGTCAATCCAATTCAAAAGAGGCGCCAGGGGTCCGTGTGCTACATCCAAGCCTTAGGCCTGTCTAAATGAGGCCCAAGAATACAGTCTGCCCTTTAGGTCAGGGGGTGACAGACTTGTCTGTTAATACCCAGCTTTGTAGCCAACAGTCTTAGTTGCCATTTCtaattattaggcctcatgcacacagctgtataTGATTTTCAGTCtgcaaagaaacaaaaaaattataataataaaactgATCCTTCCATGTGCGTTCCATTTTTTACTCCCTCCTATCAATAGAAAGTGCTATTCTCATCAGCAAAAACAGACATGAAAAATACCTGCGGTAAGTTTTATAGGTTGGGCACACAGATCAGTGTGTGGCCCCACTAAATTGTATGGGTCAATGTGCTatccattaaaaaataaaaacggatagCATACTGAAGCAAAATACAGACGTGTGCATGAGTCTTTATTGCGATATAAGGTAATTCAGCTAGTACAGTTATTTTAGGGCTAGGATATGTCCATTAATAAAAGGTAGCCATTTTAATCAATATAAAGACTATTCGGTTGTACAGTGTATCCTGGGGTGAGAGGAATACCACCAATCTGGGACAATATGATTGGTTGCCAGATGTCATATTTCTTTTCTACCAGGCTCTGACATCATACAGCTGAATGTCTCCATCAACGGTAATCTCATTGATCTTGGCCAAGTCTTTAAATCGATGCTTATACTCCAGAAGATGTTCTCCATTAACAGCAACCCTATACTGGTGAGCTTCACAGTAGATGAggagctacaaagaaaaaaatatatatacatattaacaTACCCGATTCATGGTCACAAGAGTACTAAAACCGCTCTGTAGACACAATACACCATCTCCCATTTATGGGCTACCACACTGAGCAACAGTCTAAAAACAGCAAGCGCTATGGGGGGTCTGCATTGAGTCATAGTGTTtccatgcagccaccactagggggacctAAGTGCATAaagattttttacatttttaaatccatatgacgttaaaggggttgtcagagataATGAAAAATCTTTTGCAAGCCCTCAAAATGCCTTTGTCCATCAGTGTTATTTGCAGTGTTGGTTCAATCTTCCTGCCACTGTTTGTTTCCAAACTGCAGCGGTCAAATGCCGTACACACGCACGTCTCATTGTCGGTGCCGCacacagtgaagaggagaagggcATGAGAGATTtgaatggtgatgatgtcatcctgtAGTTCACAGGAGGTCAACCACATGGGAGAGACCAAGTTCCTGTTCACACATAAGAGCAAGCTCTGGGCTGCTGGTTAGACTTGAGGCCACATGACCAGGTTCCCCTAATGAACTGGTTCAAAATGTATGGATTCAactgaataagggctcattcagacgactgtatgtgttttgtggtctgaaaattgcggatccgcaaaacacagataccacccgtgtgcgttccgcattttccgAAACAGAAGGGCCAGCCCTAtaatagaaatggctattcttgtccacaattgcggacaagaatagggcttgttctatctttttttgcagggccacgcaaaggaagtacggatgcggagagcacactgtgtgctgactgcatcttttgcggccccattgaaatgaacaggtctgcatccgttccacaaaattgtggaACACATGCAGACTCAAATATACAgtcgtctgaatgggcccttagcaTGTAACAAATTATACTGCTACAATACTGGTGgtgagttaaagggtttctatcatcaCAAAATTCATTATGTAgccggctgacattagcgatgtgctaatgtcagcagtacataactgtgTAATTTTTATCTGCCTACATGCCGCTCACCCAGAAAActaacttttaaaatatgcaaattagcctctaggtgctattggggcgttgctgcagcacctagagtctCCTTACTGTTCGGCacgcccattttgctttgatggaCATCTCTACTCTGTGCTTTGAAagtaaaatcccgcgcctgcgccgtccagtTTAGTATTTGGCGCAGTCGCAGTGAGTAAAGGACGCTCGCCTGCGGTCTTCACTTCCGGGGAGCTCTGTGACATATtcgacgcaggcgcagtgaggaagccggcagcaggcgagcgtccttcactcactgcgcctgcgccgtgcggcgGCATGTAGGCAGATAAAAGTTACACAGTTATGtattgctgacattagcacatcgctaatgtcagccagctacataacaaaTTTTGtgatgatagaaaccctttaagtcagtAATGCCGTACAtgtaaaaaataagtaaaaaacccGGAGTGATTCTTTAACACCCAGCCCTCAGTCCTGTTCTCAGCTGAGAGGTGAACCAGAATGTCTTCATTTCCTTCATACATATGTCTTGGAATTAAAATGCAAAGCATATTACATAGTTATTGTAAAACTATTCTGTACTATTAGATAACgtaacctgttttttttttttgtgacctcACCAGTTTTAGCAATATTTTCATGACATGGAGAGGCCATTGCCCTTACAATACATCTATCCACACTAGAGTAACAAAGCTCAACCAACCTCAAAATACATATCTGGAAAGAAGGGGAATTCACGTAGTTGCTGCTCTTCTTCTCCCCAACTATCGTACAAGTATGTGTTCCTCACAAACACCTTCTTCGTCATTCGAGGATTCAAGTGCAAAGCGATGTCCCTGGAGCCACTGGGCTTAAGATTAATGGTGAAGCTGTCAACATTGAAAGAAGAGAAACATGAAATTAAGGTAACAGAAAAAATGTTTTTCACTCTGGTGGATCCATTATTTGCAgtcacaaaaaactttttttgtacaAACTTTATCACTTCTCTACACAATGGATCAGGTAAAAACAGACCACACATGGATGGCCTCGGTGTGATGTCCATGGTTTTCCCGGACCCATTGGAGCAGATTTATTAAGGTTTGCGTTGTGTACGTAGGTTTTAATTTGCTCTGTGCTAGCAGATGATGCAACAGATTTATTAAGAGGTGCATGGCTCTTAATAAATTTGTGGCATTTTCCTCTGTCcacgtgacagaaatgaaatgtaCCCCGGCCAGAAGCAtaaagtgtggcagttttttgacaCACACATAATTGAATGAATTGGGCCATGGAGTTTCCACCAACAGTCCATCTCCTCCTGCCCTCGCCCACCGACTTTTATCAGTGACGatcactaggatatgtccccaatgtctgataggcgcaggtcccacctctgagacctgcacctatctctagaaccaaGCCCAGAAAGCAAAGAAAGGTGCACTGGGCATGtgcggccgtcttccattcatttctatgggactactGTGCTAGCGAGGCCACCGctccaatcacttctatggggctgatggaaatagctgagccagcgctctgAAATTTTTGTCAATCcttcagaaattaatggagggttgCCGCTCATGCATGCTGCGCCCTacttcactttgcgggctctattctagaggtgggacccgcacctatcagacattgagggggtatcctagcaatatgcccccattttatgagatgggccaaccccatgGAATAGAATGGGTGCATTCTGtccggatcaaagtagtgcaagtTCCCATGCACTATATACATAATTCAATGGATCTGCGTGCTCTCCATGGAGAACACAGGCAGCACACGGATGTGTATCACTGACATGTAAATATGGCCTTAGGCTCTGCTCACATTTACACACATGCCACACTGTACATCAGGCTCCATTTTTTTGATCTGAAGAATAGTGCTGCATGGACTGTTCTTCCTGTAAAATCTGCTGGGACGGACATCAGAGGCTCCAAACACCCGCAGCAGACAAACTACGGTATATACCGTACATTTACACCGCACAGTACCATGCAGATAATTCACCTTTTGCAGTTTTTGCTTATTTCACCCTTCACAACCACTGTTCTTCCTTGGCTCAGGGCATTAGGAAGGTTTCCAGTGTAAGGAATttcctatattaaaaaaaatataaaaaaaataaaaatatttttattaaatcACTTAGGGGAAAATACTGACAAAACACATTTACATACAAAAACTCCTGTAAACCTTTAGTGGGCAATCTGGTGGTGACATATTACGGTAGTATCTATGGAGGTCGAACTGGAGATTTTAGGCACTTGGGAGGGGAATATAACAGGGCCAGCAACAAGTTTAATTTCCACCTAAGGGTGCCTGTCCATGGTGTGATCCGGCTGCTGGATCCACATGTGGATTAACATTAATTGCCGGGCCGCCCCTATACTTACAGAATAGCAATCATCGTTAGTTCTCATGTGGATCCTGTGGCCGGCACCTCTTGTGCCTGACATCTGATGTGTATGGTGGCTCAAATTATCCTAATATGTATCAAGTGCATGTGGATCTACAACCCGTGCCCAACTATTCACAACTCAGTGGAGGACTGCAATAAAGAACACTCACAAAATTCAGGCTGTTCTGTGATGCCTGGCATTAAGAGGAGAAAAAGAACAAGGTTAATTTATCCGCTGATTCACTGGTAACAATAATAccctagaaataaataaaaatacctgCATGGAATTCATCGAAGTAAGTGCAAGAGATGTTGGTTGTGAGCCCTGCTGTATCTGGAAATACGGAAATCCGTTAGGTATCAGACACCGAGGAATGCTTATATGTATTCATGCCTATAAATATATATTGTACCcaccagtgtaaggctacttttacactagcggcaggccggatccgacaggctgttcatcctgtcggatccgtcctgccgctattttgccgtgccgccgctctgtcccctttgactataatgggtacgggggtggagctccggcgcagcatggcagttcgcagtgagaggccgccggactaaaaagtcggacatgcagtagttTTAGTCCGGCGGTCTTTCGCCGTGCACTcccgtgctgcaccggagctccgcccccgtccccattatagtcaatggggacggagcggcggtccggcgaaatagcggcaggacggatccgacagggtgaacagcctgtcgcatCCGGCCTgcccctagtgtgaaagtagcctaaatgaaaAAGATCAAGTAGTTCCATGACCATATCTAAGCACAGATGACCATATATACTGATTAGTGACATCACCGTGGCGTCTATGTTTTGTGTAATCATGGATGTAAGGACTATAGGAATGCAAGCACTTTATTGTATATTTAATACTTCAGCCTTCTATCGCTTATGCCTCTCTACCATGGGCTTACAAGGTGGACCTTGTGAAGTTTAACCAGTTTCTACGGTAGCGGCCTGCTGATCGCTTCAGCGTCAGACAGTTCTGATTGGTCAGGATATTGAAGTTGGCAAGCTGGAGTACTTCAACTAATATAGAtacacctaaaggggttgtcccatgaaaaatattctacatttttcacaccgccgaatactgaacgggacggtgcaggcgcgagattttcTTAGTAGACACGGCCGGTGGGAGGAGAGCAGCTCTgccctggccctatcaatcaagagaagaagggcgtgaaaagaggtgggcaaacggagcctcctAGAGGCGAATTTGCATATTAgaaaaagttagtttttctcaataacggcggcaggcagtgagatggcactaatatagttatgttcagctgacattagcacatcgctaatgtcagccagcctaATACCcattttttcaggtgacagaaaccctttaaatccggtgaaccacagctatgtgtctacgcAAACAatttgatagggaggtcgctggtgacagattccctttaaaaaaaagtgcaTATGCACATCCATTTCTACATGCGTGCACCTTTACGCCATCTGCCATGCGTGCGCAGTTTAACCACCTGAGGCTTATTTGGCATGTTTATACAACCCAGAGCGCACACATATGGCAGAGCTATGTTCAGCTGAAACTTCGCCTCACTGAAATAAAGCTACCGCATGGTTTGCATCTACTTGGTGTACGGACTTCATTATTTAGCTTGTGGACTGCTGTGACCTCACTTGTCTATATACTCATGTAGTCCACTGTATATACCACTcctgacaattctggagcatctttttgcAGAACTCTGAATTGTGCCAttactctgttattcctcttaggcccctttcacacaggcgttaagggaacacccgcgatttttccgcgcgagtgcaaaatattgtaatgcgttttgcactcgcgtgagaaaaatcacgcatgtttggtacccaaacccgaacttcttcacagaagttcgggcttgggatcggtgttctgtagattgtattat
The sequence above is a segment of the Bufo bufo chromosome 4, aBufBuf1.1, whole genome shotgun sequence genome. Coding sequences within it:
- the LGALS8 gene encoding galectin-8 — translated: MSGDGLDQTILDPIIPYVGTIFKRLEPGAMVVIHGSVAHDADRFQIDFQCGSSQNPRSDVAFHFNPRFKGSGVIICNTLQNERWGWEEKTYQMPFTKGTPFEVLFLVLHNKFQVSSNGKHLLTYKHRINLEKVDTLGIYGMVTINQIGFAYQAIQQGSQPTSLALTSMNSMQASQNSLNFEIPYTGNLPNALSQGRTVVVKGEISKNCKSFTINLKPSGSRDIALHLNPRMTKKVFVRNTYLYDSWGEEEQQLREFPFFPDMYFELLIYCEAHQYRVAVNGEHLLEYKHRFKDLAKINEITVDGDIQLYDVRAW